The Polyangium aurulentum genomic interval CGCAGAGGTCGACCACCTGCCAATGATCGCGCTGGTAGGTTGCAACGACCTCTATCTGGCGGAGGAGCAGCTCGGTGCTGTCTCCGCCGACACGCCTCGCCTTCCGGTACCATGCGAGGGCTTTGGTGTAGCCCCTCCGCTCACCGAGAAAGCTCTCGGCGACCTCCATGAAGAGGGCTCGGAAACGCTTGTCGATCTCGGCCCGGTAAACGCGTTCGGTCGTCCCGTCGATGGACATGTCCGCCCCGAGCCCGAGGGCGCGCGTACAAATCAGGCGTTGACGTTCGAGCTGCGGCACGTCCTCGAAAATCGATTCCAGCTCGGTCAGCCATCGTCTCGCATCGTCGGGATCGAGCGCCAGGGCTCGTTGAAGAAGGCCCTTTGCCTCCCGGGGCTCGACGTGTGGAGCCATTCGAAGGCAGAGCTCGACCAGCTCTCGCCGATAGGGGCGCTCGAGGATGAGCCACTGACGAGGGTTCTCGATGAACGCTGCGGAACGCACGTCGAGGGACTTCCGGTATTCGCGGAGGGCTCTGCGCAGGTCGCCCGCGTCCTCGAAGCTCTCCCCGAGCTCGCGGTATGGAGCCTCCTGGCTTCGCGGATCGAGCTCGATGGCCTTCCGGAAACACGCGCGCGCTTGCCCGACGTCACCACGCCTCCTCGCAATCCGCCCGAGCTCGGCCCAGGCTCTGACCGAGCTCGGCTCATGGTCCATCGCGGGGATGTACCCCGGGTTGATGGGCCAATTGTTGTCGGGACATTGCTTCGGAGCGAGCTTCAGAAACTGTTGGAAATGGTTCTCCGCGTCCTCGGGTCGTGTCGTCCGGCAAATCATCCCCAAAAAGAAGTGAACGTCCGCGATGGTCGAGCGTGCGCGTTCGTCGGATGGGCGCAGTGCATCGAGCAGAATGTCGAACAAACCGCTCGCCGTCTCGAGCCTGTACTGGGACCAAACGGTCTTGGCAATCGCGCAGAAAGAGGCGAGCAGGGAAGGGTCGCGCCGCAACGCAGAAGCGACCGCGCGGGCGTGGGCGCCGGCTGCCTGGATGCGACGCGCGACGGTTGCTCTCCTCGTGGTGAAATGATGGGTAGGCCATTGGTTCGTGAACGTGTGATTCGGCAGATCGAACAAGCTCACGGCCTGCCATAGTTGCTCGAACATCTCGGGCCCGAACCGCCTGCGCAGGGTCGCTTCGATGCGCAGAGAGATGCCCTCGAGCAAAGGCAGCGCCCCCGCGTCATCGCCCAAGGGCGGGAGCTCGAGGGCGAGATATACGCCGAGCTCCGCCGGCCAATCCGGATTCCGGTCGAGCTCGTCGAGACCCGCCTCGGGTTCTTCGGAGTCCCAAAGAGCGCGCACGAACGCAAGGGGGTTCATGTCACGTGGAGCATACAGCAACGAACGCGAGCACGGCGAGCAGTCACGCAGAGGACGGTAGCGAGGGGTGGGTCGACAGCCCCGCGAACCTGGTCGCACATCCAGGGGCGCAGCGAGGGTTGCATGCGGCGCGTGTCCATCACGACTGGACATCTCGACTGCCGCTACATTTCGCTGATTGTTTATTCATGATGCTGCTCGCCAGGAGCAAGATGTTATCATGCGCCCATCACGAAAGCGAAAGGGCAGGTAACGTCCATGGTGATCAATTACAGACCGATTCGTTTCTCGGGCGCGGTGGTCCGCGCGCTTTCGCCGGCGCTCGTCCTCCTCGCGGCGGCTGGCTGCTATTCCTCGGAGGAGAGCGTCGACGAAGAATTCGCGACCGCCTCGGAGGCCCTCACGACGCAGATCGCCGGCGTCACCTTCAAAACGCAGCTCCAGAGCAGGTTCGTCGGCGCCCAGAACAACGGAGGCGGGGCGGTCATCGCGACGGCCACGGTGGCGCAGGCGTGGGAAAACTTCACGCTCATCGACAAGAACGGCGGCTCCCTCGTGAGCGGCGACGAGGTCTTCATCAGGACCGGCGGCGGCCAGTACTTCCAGGCCGAGAACGGCGGCGGCGGGAACCTGAACGCCGCGAGCTACAATCAGCTCGGCTGGGAGACGTTCCGCATCGTCAAGGCCAGCGGGACCGGCGTCATCGTGACCGGTGACGTCGTCGGCCTCCAGGCCGTCACGAACGGCACCTGGGTGTCGGCCCAGAACGGCGGCGGCGGCACCGTGTACGCTTACGGCGCTGCGCTGGGCTCGTGGGAAAAATTCATCATCGGCATCAATGGCCCCACGACGAGCGGCTGGCAGCTCGTGTGGCAGGACGAGTTCGACGGCCCCGGCATCGACTTTTCCAAGTGGTCCTTCGAGGTGCAGGGCCCGGGCTGGGTGAACAACGAGCTCCAAAACTACACCAACAACCGCTGGGAGAACGCCCGCGTGGAGAACGGCCACCTCGTCATCGAGGCGCGCCGCGACTGGTTCAACGGTCACGAATACTCGTCGGCCCGGCTCAAGACCCAGGGGAAGGCGAGCTGGACGTACGGCCGCTTCGAGGCGAGCATCAAGCTGCCCGGCGGCTGGGGGACGTGGCCTGCATTCTGGATGATGCCCGAGAACCAGAGCCGAGGGTGGCCCGCCTGCGGCGAGATCGATATCATGGAAGAGGTCGGCTACGATCAGGACACCATCCACGCGACGACCCACTCGCTGCTGTACAACTGGAAGAGCAGCTCCCAGCGGACGGCGACGAAGTACGTCAGCGGTGTGACCACGGGCTATCACACCTATGCGATCGAGTGGTACCCCGACCACATCGACGCATTCGTCGACGGCCAGAAATACTTCACGTCGCCGAACGACAACACGGGCGACGATGCATGGCCGTTCAACAAGAACTTCCACATCATCCTGAACCTCGCGGTCGGCGGCGATTGGGGCGGCGCGCAGGGCGTCGATCCCAATATCTGGCCGCGGCAGATGCTGGTCGACTACGTCCGCGTGTACAAGCAGTGAGTGCGAGGCGCGGCGCGAGGCCACCTTCGCGCCGCGCCTGTGCGCATTCGCGGCGCGCTGCGCTCAGCGCAGCTCTCGGACCTCATGCACCATGGAACTCCCCGACCTCACAGAGGGTGGTGTCGAAGCCAGGTCTCGAAATCCGTGAGTGGAATGCCGAGCGCTCGTGCCGCCTCGGGCGTGGCCGGGCTGCCGTGGTGGTTCAGCCGCGCGTGCGAGCGCGCAATCACGGGCATCAAACCCCGGGCAATGGCTTCGTCGGGCGTGAGCGACGGAGCTTCGATGGGAAGGTCGAGCGCACGGGACAGGGCACGGGCGATCTCGCGCATCGTCAACCGTTCGCTCGCGAGCTCGAGCT includes:
- a CDS encoding glycoside hydrolase family 16 protein, which translates into the protein MVINYRPIRFSGAVVRALSPALVLLAAAGCYSSEESVDEEFATASEALTTQIAGVTFKTQLQSRFVGAQNNGGGAVIATATVAQAWENFTLIDKNGGSLVSGDEVFIRTGGGQYFQAENGGGGNLNAASYNQLGWETFRIVKASGTGVIVTGDVVGLQAVTNGTWVSAQNGGGGTVYAYGAALGSWEKFIIGINGPTTSGWQLVWQDEFDGPGIDFSKWSFEVQGPGWVNNELQNYTNNRWENARVENGHLVIEARRDWFNGHEYSSARLKTQGKASWTYGRFEASIKLPGGWGTWPAFWMMPENQSRGWPACGEIDIMEEVGYDQDTIHATTHSLLYNWKSSSQRTATKYVSGVTTGYHTYAIEWYPDHIDAFVDGQKYFTSPNDNTGDDAWPFNKNFHIILNLAVGGDWGGAQGVDPNIWPRQMLVDYVRVYKQ